The Fulvivirga ligni genome window below encodes:
- a CDS encoding tetratricopeptide repeat protein — translation MKSIILSISLALVACVSANAQYHLRLKFEYFDKDGNVRPAMEGRETLFQDYYIVEGRTKSVFDQGFVVITDCSEPKYKKVMYKNGEKQPDTDKKALESRKLISSKKLKDTEVVMGYTCQSVKHKFADGSVLTSFYSDQVAVDPELYNHKDHEEYELLKDKKGGLDLKFIVEQEGRSKVVATTVLIEKIEYKPEDFDMKKFLKSHLDENQQLFTQLLSDFKSKYKFEALPDDFIAKGVISQGEISFPVDLKVKNPNMMLMKMDFGAASFLTGSNGNMTWQYNPVDQKVNVTDKGIEGYDFLGQFLPNLTKDWNELSINSFIDIDSAYRVVFRKVKNSSSSVCYFNKESLLISKKFDEGSYYMYADYKEFNNYPAPTKYQQYFYGEERAILNATFDQFEFNRQIDNEVFEIPENLKDKVVGDKATKLVKSGKNAIDYFNEAEALADKDNYKEAIPLYKQAIQLNNNIATYHNQLGLALLETEDYYGAVAEFSRALEIDPVLAVAKNNLGYAKMHFGDFKAAIVDINEAIRLDGENASFYSNRANCYLNFDEYDSALLDYKMVIQLDSTTFFGYYNLAMSYYHLENYDSAIMNFDKSERAKLYAPGDLFNYRGICNYNLENYEGAVADFQKATKSDEPELMYFSNLGQTYSEIGDSKKAIVAYNEAIKMDSTYAEGHNLIGLEYYNQELYNEAINSFNEAIAINGKEAVYYDNRARAKSEKMDYVGAIEDLSHSINLYPDDASIYYLRGLTKQHINEKFDACLDFKKASEMGLDEASDTMNDYCLSGG, via the coding sequence GTGAAATCAATAATCTTATCCATTTCTTTGGCTTTAGTGGCCTGCGTAAGTGCCAATGCTCAGTATCATTTAAGGCTAAAATTCGAGTATTTTGATAAAGATGGCAATGTTCGGCCCGCGATGGAAGGTCGTGAAACGCTATTTCAAGATTACTACATTGTAGAGGGAAGAACCAAATCCGTTTTTGATCAGGGATTTGTAGTAATTACAGATTGCAGTGAGCCCAAGTACAAGAAAGTGATGTATAAGAATGGTGAAAAACAGCCTGATACTGATAAAAAGGCCTTGGAAAGTCGTAAGCTCATTAGCTCGAAGAAGTTGAAAGATACTGAAGTAGTGATGGGATATACATGTCAGTCAGTGAAACATAAATTTGCTGATGGCTCAGTACTGACCTCTTTTTATTCCGATCAAGTGGCGGTTGATCCAGAGCTTTATAATCATAAAGATCATGAAGAGTATGAGTTATTAAAAGATAAGAAAGGAGGGCTGGATCTGAAGTTTATTGTGGAGCAGGAGGGAAGGTCTAAAGTTGTAGCTACCACTGTACTTATAGAGAAAATTGAATACAAGCCGGAAGATTTCGATATGAAGAAATTCCTCAAATCTCATCTGGATGAAAACCAACAGCTATTTACCCAATTGCTTTCTGATTTTAAGTCTAAATACAAATTTGAAGCATTACCAGATGATTTTATAGCCAAGGGAGTGATCTCACAGGGTGAAATCTCTTTTCCAGTAGATCTCAAGGTTAAAAATCCTAATATGATGCTGATGAAAATGGATTTTGGTGCGGCTAGCTTTTTAACAGGTAGTAATGGTAATATGACATGGCAATACAATCCTGTTGATCAAAAAGTGAATGTTACAGATAAAGGTATAGAAGGTTATGATTTCTTAGGTCAGTTTCTTCCTAATTTGACCAAAGACTGGAATGAGTTATCCATAAACTCTTTCATAGATATTGATAGTGCTTATAGAGTGGTGTTTCGCAAGGTTAAGAATAGTAGCAGTTCTGTCTGTTATTTTAATAAAGAAAGCCTATTAATAAGTAAAAAGTTTGATGAAGGCTCATACTATATGTATGCAGACTACAAAGAATTTAATAACTACCCAGCTCCAACAAAATACCAACAGTATTTCTATGGTGAAGAACGGGCAATACTCAATGCTACTTTTGATCAATTTGAATTCAATAGACAGATTGATAATGAGGTGTTTGAAATACCTGAAAATTTAAAGGATAAGGTGGTGGGTGATAAGGCCACGAAGCTGGTGAAATCTGGAAAAAATGCCATTGATTATTTTAATGAGGCAGAAGCTTTGGCTGATAAAGATAATTATAAAGAGGCCATACCATTGTACAAACAGGCTATTCAGCTCAATAATAACATTGCGACTTATCACAATCAGCTAGGGCTGGCATTGCTAGAAACGGAAGATTATTATGGAGCAGTGGCCGAGTTTAGCAGAGCGTTAGAAATAGACCCTGTATTAGCTGTGGCCAAAAATAATCTAGGGTATGCTAAAATGCACTTCGGAGACTTTAAAGCGGCCATTGTAGATATCAATGAAGCAATCAGGCTCGATGGTGAAAATGCCAGCTTCTATTCAAACCGTGCTAATTGCTACTTGAATTTTGATGAATATGACTCTGCATTACTCGACTATAAAATGGTGATTCAATTGGATTCCACTACATTTTTTGGTTATTACAACCTGGCAATGTCATATTATCATCTTGAGAATTACGACAGTGCTATCATGAATTTTGATAAGTCAGAACGGGCAAAATTGTATGCACCAGGGGACTTATTTAATTATAGAGGTATCTGTAATTACAATCTAGAGAATTATGAAGGTGCGGTGGCAGATTTTCAAAAAGCTACAAAATCTGATGAACCGGAATTGATGTATTTCAGTAATCTGGGCCAGACTTATTCAGAGATTGGGGATTCGAAGAAAGCCATAGTAGCCTATAACGAGGCTATTAAAATGGATTCTACTTATGCAGAAGGCCATAATCTAATAGGGTTAGAATATTATAATCAAGAACTTTATAATGAGGCTATTAACTCATTTAACGAGGCCATTGCAATCAATGGAAAAGAGGCTGTATACTACGATAATAGAGCCAGAGCTAAGAGTGAAAAGATGGATTATGTAGGAGCCATTGAGGATCTGTCACATTCCATTAATCTTTATCCGGATGACGCTAGTATTTACTACTTAAGAGGGCTTACCAAACAACATATCAATGAGAAATTTGATGCGTGTTTAGATTTTAAAAAGGCCTCTGAAATGGGATTAGACGAGGCCTCTGATACTATGAATGACTATTGTTTGTCAGGCGGTTGA
- a CDS encoding heavy metal translocating P-type ATPase: MTLDHKTKKETFPVEGMTCASCASSVESILSHTEGVKNASVNLASNSVLVEYDEKVPSANLKEALQGVGYDLIIDAEDPEEAQEEVQQRHYHQVKFRLIWSALFTIPIVVIGMFFMDWEPGKYVSLALTIPVLFYFGRSFFINAFKQARHGKANMDTLVALSTGIAFAFSVFNTFFPEFWLRHGIPPHVYYEAAVVIITFISLGKLLEERAKSNTSTAIKKLMGLQPKTVMAIINGSEQEISIAEVKTGYTLIVKPGDKIAVDGSVTSGHSYVDESMITGEPVPVAKEKGEKVFAGTVNQKGSFQFTAEKVGRETLLSQIIKMVQEAQGSKAPVQKLTDKIAGIFVPVIIAISIVTFITWMILGQQDAFTHALLTSIAVLVIACPCALGLATPTAIMVGVGKGAQNNILIKDAESLEMAHKVDTVILDKTGTITQGKPTVADIRWLDETQKSVLLAIESQSGHPLASAVVNYLKDAQVKSSIITEFESITGKGVKAKSDSGQTYYVGSQRLMKELSISLDSSLQTSIDQWQNEAKTVIFFTDEQQLLAVITISDQIKESSASAIKKLKEMGVEVFMLTGDNQQTAQAVANQVGVTDFKAEVLPSDKADFVKELQQKGKIVAMVGDGINDSQALAQADVSIAMGHGSDIAMDVAKMTLITSDLEYIPKAFKLSHKTVKGIRQNLFWAFIYNLIGIPIAAGLLYPINGFLLDPMIAGAAMAFSSVSVVLNSLRLNSIKL, encoded by the coding sequence TTGACATTAGATCATAAAACAAAAAAAGAGACCTTTCCAGTAGAAGGCATGACCTGTGCTTCATGCGCTTCGAGTGTGGAATCTATACTATCTCATACTGAGGGTGTTAAAAACGCCAGCGTTAACCTGGCTTCTAATTCTGTTTTGGTAGAGTATGATGAAAAAGTACCCAGTGCCAACTTAAAAGAAGCCTTGCAGGGTGTGGGCTACGACCTGATTATTGATGCAGAAGACCCAGAAGAGGCCCAGGAAGAAGTACAACAAAGACATTATCATCAAGTAAAATTCAGACTCATCTGGTCTGCTCTATTTACTATTCCTATTGTGGTAATTGGCATGTTCTTCATGGATTGGGAGCCCGGAAAATATGTATCCTTAGCGCTTACTATTCCGGTTTTATTTTATTTCGGACGAAGCTTTTTCATCAATGCCTTTAAGCAGGCAAGACATGGAAAAGCCAATATGGATACCTTGGTTGCACTGAGTACTGGTATTGCCTTTGCCTTTAGTGTTTTCAATACCTTCTTTCCTGAATTTTGGCTTAGGCATGGCATACCACCTCATGTTTATTATGAGGCTGCCGTGGTGATTATCACCTTCATTTCTTTAGGAAAATTATTAGAAGAAAGAGCTAAATCAAACACTTCAACGGCCATTAAAAAGTTGATGGGCTTACAACCTAAAACTGTTATGGCTATTATTAACGGTTCTGAACAAGAGATTTCTATAGCTGAGGTTAAAACTGGATACACCTTGATCGTTAAGCCAGGGGATAAAATAGCGGTAGATGGTTCTGTAACAAGTGGACATTCCTATGTAGATGAAAGCATGATTACTGGTGAACCTGTACCTGTAGCTAAGGAAAAAGGTGAGAAAGTGTTTGCAGGTACTGTAAATCAAAAAGGCAGCTTCCAGTTTACCGCGGAAAAAGTAGGCAGAGAAACCCTGCTTTCTCAGATCATAAAAATGGTGCAGGAAGCCCAAGGCAGCAAAGCGCCTGTTCAAAAGCTCACTGATAAAATCGCCGGCATATTTGTTCCGGTCATCATTGCTATTTCCATTGTCACATTTATCACCTGGATGATCTTAGGTCAGCAAGATGCTTTTACCCATGCGCTGCTTACTTCTATCGCGGTTCTGGTTATCGCCTGTCCTTGTGCGTTAGGTCTTGCAACACCTACAGCCATTATGGTTGGCGTGGGCAAAGGCGCTCAAAACAACATACTGATCAAAGATGCAGAAAGTCTGGAAATGGCTCATAAGGTAGATACTGTGATCTTGGACAAGACAGGCACTATTACTCAAGGCAAGCCTACAGTTGCCGATATTAGGTGGCTGGATGAAACTCAAAAATCCGTCTTATTAGCCATCGAATCACAGTCAGGGCATCCTTTGGCGAGTGCTGTGGTTAATTATTTGAAAGATGCTCAAGTGAAATCTTCTATAATTACTGAGTTTGAAAGTATCACGGGAAAAGGTGTAAAAGCAAAGAGTGACAGCGGACAAACATATTATGTTGGAAGCCAGCGTTTGATGAAGGAATTGAGCATTTCTTTAGATTCATCACTACAAACTTCTATTGATCAATGGCAAAATGAAGCGAAGACGGTCATTTTCTTTACTGATGAGCAGCAACTGCTAGCCGTTATCACTATTTCTGATCAGATTAAGGAGAGTTCTGCTTCTGCTATTAAAAAACTAAAGGAAATGGGCGTAGAAGTGTTCATGCTCACTGGAGACAACCAGCAAACGGCACAGGCCGTGGCTAATCAGGTGGGTGTTACAGACTTCAAAGCAGAGGTATTGCCATCCGACAAAGCTGACTTTGTAAAAGAGCTCCAGCAAAAAGGGAAAATAGTAGCCATGGTAGGCGATGGCATTAACGACTCCCAGGCACTAGCCCAGGCAGACGTGAGCATAGCCATGGGGCACGGATCAGATATAGCCATGGACGTAGCTAAAATGACTTTGATCACCTCTGATCTGGAGTACATTCCAAAAGCCTTCAAACTATCACATAAAACCGTAAAAGGGATTAGGCAAAACCTATTCTGGGCGTTTATCTATAACCTGATCGGTATTCCCATTGCCGCTGGTCTGCTCTACCCTATTAATGGATTTTTATTAGACCCTATGATTGCCGGAGCAGCCATGGCTTTTAGTTCAGTATCAGTAGTGCTGAACAGTTTAAGATTAAATAGTATTAAATTATAA
- a CDS encoding ribbon-helix-helix domain-containing protein: MINVRVNKELEEKLNQYSQQKNLSKSSIVKEALAQYFKKEEMNQTPYELGADLFGLEGNGDANASSDYKKALKQKLNEKHTH, translated from the coding sequence ATGATCAATGTTAGAGTAAATAAGGAGTTGGAAGAGAAGCTGAATCAATATAGTCAGCAAAAAAATCTATCTAAATCATCCATAGTGAAAGAAGCATTGGCTCAGTACTTCAAAAAAGAAGAAATGAATCAAACTCCATATGAGCTAGGCGCAGATCTATTTGGTCTGGAGGGAAATGGTGATGCTAATGCTTCTTCGGATTATAAAAAGGCTCTAAAACAAAAATTAAATGAGAAGCATACTCATTGA
- a CDS encoding heavy-metal-associated domain-containing protein: METMKFKTNINCDGCLSRVTPSLNQTEGIDHWEVDLDNPDKILTVDSAKASEADVMQAVKKVGFEIERV, encoded by the coding sequence ATGGAAACCATGAAATTCAAAACCAATATAAACTGCGATGGATGTTTAAGCCGCGTCACCCCAAGTCTTAATCAAACCGAGGGCATTGACCACTGGGAAGTAGACCTGGATAACCCCGATAAAATATTAACTGTAGACAGCGCAAAAGCATCAGAAGCAGATGTGATGCAGGCTGTGAAGAAGGTAGGCTTTGAGATAGAGAGAGTATAA
- a CDS encoding endonuclease domain-containing protein, producing MKKEQLYNKPELKEFRKNLRTNGTAAEATLWKVLKNKQLEGRKFRRQYSVGNYILDFYCTSERLCIELDGADHFTVSGYEYDKERTAYLNSHNIRVIRFENKEVFDHLDALLEEIKRNFNRLSDPPFEKRGVG from the coding sequence ATGAAAAAAGAGCAACTGTATAATAAACCGGAGCTCAAGGAATTTAGAAAAAACCTGAGAACTAATGGTACGGCAGCAGAAGCTACTTTGTGGAAGGTGCTGAAAAATAAACAGCTAGAGGGAAGAAAATTTAGGAGGCAATATAGTGTGGGAAATTACATCCTAGATTTTTACTGCACTTCTGAGAGACTCTGTATAGAGCTTGATGGCGCGGATCACTTTACTGTAAGTGGGTATGAATATGACAAAGAGCGCACCGCATATCTCAATAGTCATAACATTCGTGTTATCCGTTTCGAAAACAAAGAAGTTTTTGATCATCTTGATGCTCTATTAGAAGAAATCAAACGTAATTTCAACCGCTTATCTGATCCTCCCTTTGAAAAGAGAGGTGTCGGGTAG
- a CDS encoding helix-turn-helix domain-containing protein: MASTLYIKNMVCPRCIVAVENVLQDMQLQVQKIQLGQVDLEKEITESDKEKLKVKLEQVGFELLEPGKSSLISQIKSLIINQIHHNKVALQENFSTYLSEQLHHEYSHLSRLFSSVEGITIEKFIARQKIEKVKEYLFYDELSLSEIAFKMNYSSVAYLSTQFKKETGMTPTAFKQMHKPGHKSLDGI, from the coding sequence ATGGCATCAACACTTTATATAAAAAATATGGTTTGTCCACGATGCATTGTGGCGGTGGAAAATGTACTGCAAGACATGCAACTGCAAGTGCAAAAAATTCAGTTGGGGCAGGTAGATTTAGAGAAGGAGATTACTGAAAGTGATAAAGAGAAACTAAAGGTTAAACTTGAGCAAGTGGGCTTTGAACTCTTGGAACCAGGAAAATCGAGCCTCATTTCCCAAATCAAAAGCCTGATCATCAACCAAATACATCATAACAAAGTAGCCTTACAAGAAAACTTTTCCACCTACCTTTCTGAGCAACTGCATCATGAATACTCCCACCTCAGTCGCCTTTTTTCATCAGTGGAAGGCATTACTATTGAAAAATTCATCGCCCGACAAAAGATTGAAAAAGTAAAAGAATACCTATTTTATGATGAGCTTTCCTTATCAGAGATAGCCTTCAAAATGAACTACAGCAGCGTGGCCTACCTCTCTACCCAATTCAAAAAAGAAACCGGCATGACCCCCACCGCCTTCAAGCAAATGCATAAGCCCGGACATAAGAGTTTAGATGGGATTTAG
- a CDS encoding dienelactone hydrolase family protein, translating into MKKIDKNSIDPEVFKLYDAYAHNKMERREFIEKLSTYAVGGLTVASLMSFIMPNYSDNIVIKADDPALETETITYQSPDGGGAIKAQLSRPKNAKGKLPGIVVVHENRGLNPHIADVGRRAAKEGFITISPDALTPLGGYPGNDDDGRALQSKRDKNEMLNDFIAAFNYLKNNDECSGNVGVVGFCFGGWVSNMMAVKVSELKAAVPFYGGQPPLEEVPNIQAPLLLHFGELDERVNAGWPDYEKALKENDKDYEAHIYPNANHGFHNDTTPRYDDEAAKLAWGRTIEFFKKHLS; encoded by the coding sequence ATGAAAAAGATTGATAAGAATAGCATTGACCCGGAGGTATTCAAACTTTATGATGCCTACGCCCACAATAAAATGGAGCGACGTGAATTCATAGAGAAACTCTCTACTTATGCCGTAGGTGGACTTACAGTGGCATCTCTGATGAGTTTTATCATGCCGAATTATAGCGACAATATTGTAATCAAAGCAGATGACCCAGCACTGGAAACTGAAACTATCACTTATCAATCTCCAGATGGTGGCGGAGCTATAAAAGCCCAACTTTCCCGACCCAAAAATGCTAAAGGAAAGCTCCCGGGTATAGTGGTGGTACATGAAAATAGAGGGCTTAACCCACACATTGCAGATGTAGGCCGAAGAGCTGCCAAAGAGGGATTTATTACCATTTCTCCAGATGCACTTACACCACTGGGCGGCTATCCTGGTAATGATGATGATGGCCGAGCATTGCAAAGTAAACGTGATAAGAATGAGATGCTCAATGACTTCATAGCCGCATTCAATTATCTAAAAAATAATGATGAATGTAGTGGCAATGTCGGAGTTGTAGGCTTTTGTTTTGGCGGTTGGGTCAGCAATATGATGGCAGTAAAAGTTTCAGAGTTGAAAGCAGCTGTTCCATTTTATGGTGGTCAACCTCCTCTGGAAGAAGTACCAAACATTCAAGCACCCCTGCTGCTACATTTTGGGGAGCTGGATGAAAGAGTAAATGCAGGATGGCCTGATTATGAGAAGGCTTTGAAAGAGAATGACAAGGACTACGAAGCACATATCTACCCCAATGCCAATCACGGATTTCATAACGACACTACCCCACGGTATGATGATGAAGCGGCCAAGTTAGCCTGGGGCAGAACTATTGAGTTTTTTAAGAAGCATTTGAGCTGA
- a CDS encoding zinc ribbon domain-containing protein YjdM → MSETQTCPECSSPYGYSTGVLMMCPECGHEWNPEDVAAEAAGPVVKDANGNTLQDGDDVVIAKDLPVKGAPKPIKAGTKVKNIRLVDGDHNIDCKVDGFGAMALKSEFVKKA, encoded by the coding sequence ATGTCTGAAACACAAACTTGTCCTGAATGTAGTTCGCCTTACGGCTATTCTACCGGAGTATTAATGATGTGCCCAGAATGTGGCCATGAGTGGAACCCTGAAGATGTGGCTGCAGAGGCTGCTGGTCCTGTAGTAAAAGACGCCAACGGAAATACTCTGCAAGATGGTGATGACGTAGTGATAGCTAAGGACTTACCTGTAAAGGGCGCCCCAAAACCTATCAAAGCTGGTACTAAAGTAAAAAACATCCGTCTGGTAGATGGAGATCATAATATAGACTGCAAAGTTGATGGTTTTGGTGCTATGGCACTAAAGTCTGAATTTGTAAAGAAGGCGTAA
- a CDS encoding type II toxin-antitoxin system VapC family toxin, with protein sequence MRSILIDAGPLIGLFNKSDKYHFKALHFIQEFKGQLWTTWPVITEVSHMLDFSTKVQQAFLQWIQRGGLKVYSLEAEHLIRIIELTEKFNDVPMDLADASLVVTAESTGFNEIASIDGDFYIYRDIRNKYLTNVFM encoded by the coding sequence ATGAGAAGCATACTCATTGATGCTGGCCCATTAATTGGCCTTTTTAACAAAAGCGATAAATACCATTTCAAAGCACTCCATTTCATTCAGGAATTCAAAGGACAGCTATGGACTACCTGGCCAGTGATCACTGAAGTATCTCACATGCTCGATTTTAGTACAAAGGTACAACAGGCATTTCTCCAATGGATACAAAGAGGCGGATTGAAGGTTTATTCTCTGGAAGCTGAGCACCTAATCAGAATTATAGAACTGACTGAAAAGTTTAACGATGTCCCCATGGATCTGGCAGATGCCTCACTGGTAGTTACAGCCGAGAGCACCGGATTCAATGAGATCGCCAGTATTGACGGTGATTTTTATATCTATCGGGATATTAGGAATAAGTATTTGACTAATGTTTTTATGTGA
- a CDS encoding lipocalin family protein yields MNFKKVIVMLLCASLFVACSDDEEDLQLNSEIEGTWNMTDVSYSGVSTTSGSGITVITTYDGKAYDLDYTVEFTSSPNKIFVDGDYNINLKYTVSSSITGEMSYEQNFSGYSFSNEGAWEIEGDKLIITDSNGEEQEYTILEKSANKFVFTTELNITTGGGGASDLVGQFTLER; encoded by the coding sequence ATGAATTTTAAAAAAGTAATCGTAATGCTTTTGTGTGCAAGCCTATTTGTAGCTTGTTCAGATGATGAAGAAGATTTACAGTTAAATAGTGAAATTGAAGGGACATGGAACATGACGGATGTAAGCTACTCAGGAGTCTCGACAACATCAGGGTCTGGAATAACAGTTATTACCACTTATGATGGTAAAGCATACGATCTAGATTACACTGTGGAATTTACCTCAAGTCCAAACAAGATTTTTGTTGATGGTGATTACAATATAAATCTGAAATATACTGTTAGCAGTTCTATAACTGGAGAGATGTCTTATGAACAGAATTTTTCAGGTTATAGCTTCTCAAATGAAGGTGCTTGGGAAATTGAGGGTGATAAACTAATTATAACAGATTCAAATGGTGAGGAACAGGAATATACGATCCTAGAAAAATCTGCCAATAAATTTGTTTTTACCACGGAGCTTAATATTACTACTGGTGGTGGTGGTGCCTCTGATTTGGTAGGACAGTTTACATTAGAGAGATAA
- a CDS encoding GAF domain-containing sensor histidine kinase encodes MNLDKERLRLETLRNYNILDTLSESDYDDITFLASAICGTPIALISFVDEHRQWFKSKRGLDAHETPRAHSFCSHAINHPNDIFIIEDSREDDRFKDNPLVTGKPDIVFYAGVPLVANNGHGLGTVCVIDTKVRQLTDDQKSALKMLSKNVMHLLELRQSNKELKLLKTHLEARNKDLENFAMVVSHDIKSPLTSILLSNELLADGHSKNLPEAANELINISNTSARKIKSMVEGILQYYQNENNVAEYHKIQLDQFFDNIKSIVTSEKGFVLDVRCPHKEIIFNRTQLEQIFLNLLNNSIRYNDKDPIVIEIRCFEDEEYYKFTLKDNGIGISKDDQAIIFDLFKTVSKKDRFGVKGSGIGLPTVRKIIENAGGYISIQSELGLGTTFTFTLEKRDA; translated from the coding sequence ATGAATCTTGATAAGGAAAGGCTAAGGTTAGAGACTTTAAGAAATTATAATATACTGGATACGCTAAGTGAAAGTGATTATGATGATATCACTTTCCTGGCATCAGCTATTTGCGGTACACCAATTGCGCTTATCTCATTTGTAGATGAGCATAGACAATGGTTTAAATCTAAAAGAGGGTTAGATGCTCATGAAACACCAAGGGCTCATTCCTTCTGCTCGCATGCTATTAACCACCCTAATGATATCTTTATAATTGAAGACTCCAGGGAGGATGACCGATTTAAAGACAATCCTTTAGTTACAGGCAAACCTGATATAGTTTTTTATGCCGGCGTACCTCTGGTAGCCAATAACGGTCACGGTTTAGGTACTGTTTGCGTTATCGATACTAAGGTGAGGCAACTCACTGATGATCAGAAGAGTGCACTTAAAATGCTTTCTAAGAATGTGATGCACCTGCTTGAACTTAGGCAGTCTAATAAAGAGCTCAAGCTCTTAAAAACACACTTAGAGGCTAGAAATAAGGATCTGGAGAACTTTGCCATGGTGGTATCTCATGACATTAAATCGCCACTTACAAGCATTTTATTGAGTAACGAATTATTGGCTGATGGTCACAGCAAGAATTTACCAGAAGCCGCCAATGAACTTATCAATATCAGCAACACCTCTGCCAGGAAGATAAAATCTATGGTGGAAGGCATTTTACAGTATTATCAAAACGAAAATAATGTTGCTGAATATCATAAGATACAACTAGATCAGTTTTTTGATAATATCAAATCTATTGTCACCTCTGAAAAGGGCTTTGTTCTAGATGTAAGATGCCCTCATAAGGAGATCATTTTTAACCGAACCCAGCTGGAGCAAATATTTCTGAATTTACTCAATAACAGTATCCGCTATAACGACAAGGATCCAATAGTCATTGAAATCAGATGCTTTGAAGACGAAGAGTATTATAAATTTACCCTTAAGGACAATGGCATAGGCATTTCTAAAGACGACCAGGCCATTATATTTGACCTGTTCAAAACGGTATCTAAGAAGGATAGGTTTGGCGTAAAAGGTTCGGGCATTGGTTTGCCAACCGTAAGAAAGATAATAGAAAATGCGGGTGGCTATATCTCTATACAATCAGAATTGGGCCTGGGAACCACCTTTACTTTTACACTTGAAAAGAGAGATGCTTAG
- a CDS encoding SDR family oxidoreductase, whose protein sequence is MKKVLIIGANGKIGKILVSKMKDGEDFTPVAMIRKEEQKDYFNNLNVETVLESLEGEVKPLSEAMKGMDAVVFSAGSGGNTGQDKTLTVDLDGAVKTMEAAKQAGVSRYVIVSALGTDDRTFWEKSGIKPYYVAKHFADKTLKSIGLDYTIVRPGRLLDEEGNGKITTVEPASKESVPREDVATVIYESLLNDSTIGKIIEFNQGDTDIKNAVASI, encoded by the coding sequence ATGAAAAAAGTATTAATTATAGGAGCTAACGGTAAAATCGGGAAGATCTTGGTGAGCAAGATGAAGGACGGGGAGGATTTTACTCCGGTGGCTATGATAAGAAAGGAAGAGCAGAAAGATTATTTTAACAATTTGAACGTAGAAACTGTGCTGGAAAGCCTGGAGGGTGAAGTAAAACCTTTATCCGAGGCTATGAAGGGTATGGATGCAGTTGTCTTCAGTGCCGGATCTGGAGGTAATACAGGGCAGGATAAAACACTAACGGTTGATCTAGATGGAGCCGTGAAAACCATGGAAGCAGCCAAACAAGCTGGTGTGAGTAGATATGTGATTGTGAGTGCATTAGGAACTGATGACAGAACTTTTTGGGAGAAAAGTGGCATAAAACCATATTATGTGGCCAAACACTTTGCAGACAAGACTTTAAAATCAATCGGGCTGGATTATACTATTGTAAGGCCCGGCAGACTACTTGATGAGGAGGGAAATGGAAAGATTACCACTGTTGAACCTGCTTCGAAGGAAAGTGTGCCTCGTGAAGACGTGGCAACCGTAATTTATGAGTCTCTTTTAAATGATAGCACTATTGGCAAAATCATTGAGTTCAATCAGGGAGATACAGATATTAAGAATGCTGTAGCCAGTATTTAA